agctgctgccagcaagctccctccatcctgagccctgtcatgtccccccactgctctgtggagatgaggtacaggagtggggggcgggggagggggacaccctgacattagcacccctcttccccctcccccccccccccccagcacagcaagcagctccaactgggagcagctccaaggcagagggcaggagcagcacagggcagtggggggagggacagctgaactgcccagcaattgatagcctgctgggcggctgtgacacagggaacttaggggagcggggagctgataggggggctgccggcccacgctggttccaagccctcaccagccagctgcaacgagctgctcttcctgcaagcagtggacaaagcaggtagcTGCCAAataacgttataagggagcattgcgcaactttaaacgagcatgttctctaattgatcggCAACCTAACAATGTTAACCAGATGATGTTAAGTGAAAAGTTACTGTACATCCCAACCTCACTCCCAATACACTCGCCCCTCGCCACTTCCACCTAAATGtcagtctttaaaaaaataaccctcTGGCTCAATTAATTAATACTGAGCccaaagggaccattagatcatctagtctgacttcctgcataacacaggccagagagctgCCCCCAGTTACCCCTGCGCTGAGCCCAATAACTCGCATtggactaaagcatcttccagcaaGGTACCatcaagggatggagaatccaccacttcccttgggagtttgtGCCAAAGGGTAACTACCTTCACTGTTCAAATTTGCACCTTGTTTCTAATTTAAATGTGTCTGCCTTTAACTTCCAGGtgctgggtcttgttctgcctttctctgctggatAAAAGAGCCCTGCTATTTTCTCCCCGCTGCCTCTGTGAATGTGCTTTTATACCtcgatcaagtcaccccttgcTAGTCTTTTTAATCAGTTAAACAGATTGGTCCCCTTCAGTCGCTCCCTGTGAGGCTTTTATTCTAGGAAGAGTTTTGTGTATTCGGATAATTTTTGTAGCTATTTTTTGCACCCTCTACAGTTTTTCTGCTACCAGAGCTGGAGAACGGTGGCCACACATCTATATGGATCTATGCTATATAGACCAGAACTATATACGCAGCACATGAGATACAAGGTTGTAACAGTGACAGCGATGTGCAGGAAAGGTCCCAAACCCCCCGCTGTGCCCTGCAGTTAGAATCCTGGTCTCAGGCCCAGAGAGGTGACAAACTGGAGGGAATTCAGAGCAGTGGCACAGAAATCACTGGGCTTGAGCTGGTAGGAGACACTGAAAAGGCAAAACCTGCTCAGATTGGATAAGGGACAGGTAAGGGGCAGGGGAGCTGACATGAGAGGCCACGTGAACTGCATGAACACCAGGTACCAGAGAATGATTTCAGGTGATCCATGGGACAAGCGGGAGGGGGCACTGAGAATAACAGGACGGAAAAAGCAAAGTGAGACTGAGAGAGAATTTTGAGGCCTCTCCCTAATGCGCATGGTCTGTGCAGGAACGACCAAGCAACCCCTGATACAAACCCAGCACTAAGGCAATCAGCATTTATTCATGGCTACAACAAAAGCAATAGAAAACAGGAACTTGGGTGCCAACCCTGGGTTCCCCTCCCAGCATGATCTCTTCAAGGGGAGCAGTACCCCAGGAATTGCCTGTGAGctctgcagaaaaaaaaaccctctcagtCAGATCAGTCCCTGGAAAACTGCTCATTGAACTTCTCCTTCATCTTCTGGAATTGCTCAGAGAACCAGTTCCTGTAAGACAAGGGGAGGCAGAGGCAACGTCAGCCAGTGCGTTAGGATCCTGCACTtcctcaccccccacctccacagaTGCTACTACGGGGATGACTGGGGGCTTTGTAAAGGGGCTGGCTGAGAAGCCCTGAGCTTTGCCCTCGTGAACAGTGCAAAGCTGCACTGATTTGAGACACTACCATCTAGGGGCGGCTAACAGAGCCAGCCTCCCTCTGGGGACAGAGCCTGGTAGATGCTGGGAAATCTCAGCCGCCACCTGGTCATTATAGTTAATTACAGCGATTTTGACACATGGCTAAGGAATGGGTTTTTCCTTTCTAGTGTAGCCGCCTCTCCTGGGAGCTGTGAGGATAATGAGGCCAACTCAGTCCCAACTGTGAACTAAATCATACTAGTTTATCCGCTGTGCCTTCCAGGCAGCAGGATTTCACAGCACTTCCCATGGGATTGCTTCACATGATACATTATTCATATTTCAGTAGTGACCTGGTTATGGGGCCCCATAGTGCCACCaagcgctgcacagaccctgaccaaGATCAAGCTCCCATCCtgccagcaccgcaccggcctgAATGAGATCAGGTGctccgttgtgccaggtgctgcacacacagagTGAGCGCCAGTCCCTGCCTCAGCTCTGAGAGGGGGGGTATGTCCCAAGCGTGACCAATGCAGtgacatctgcctgagtctgcagagagcctgggggGGATCTCACTGAGGAGTTAACTCTGATGCTCAGCAATGctcatttaaatgtcaacatcatttacaatgtcatctgtcCTGTGACACCAGAGCAGGGGGGTCATGGCACTGCACAATTGACTGGAGCTGAGTGTTTGGGAAGAGCATTTCTAGCAGCACCTTCCTCAGTCTCCCAGCCAAGCCTGGAACAGTTCCCGCCTCTGCTTAGCTGCAGGTGACAGTCTCAGTGTCACTGGTTTCTGCAGGAGCCTTGCCCCCCTGCCCCGAGGCCCCTGTGACTCACCGGGTCTTTTCGCTGAACTCGCTGTGATGCAGTTCTTGGAAGGCGGCTTTGGTTTTATCTGCAATGCTGTCAGCAAAGGCCTGCAGCTTGTTCTGGAAGTTCTCCAACTTTTTGGTCAGGGTTGGCTCTGTGGGTTGAGCCTGAGCAGAGTCTGAAAGGGAGACGGAGAACGACGAATGCTACTGCCCAAACTCAACCCACCACACCCGTGCAATGTGCAAGGGCGTGTGTTTGTGTGCGTGCACATACAATGTGccatgtatgcatgtgtgtgcaaTGTGCCAGGGGCGTACGTGCATGTACATGCTCGGCTCTTTGTCTGTGTCAGTACAGTGCCCAGCAAGATGGTCCCTGATCTCGTCACTCTGTGCCTTGGAGGTGTTTCTCCACAGTCTCTGAAACATGCTTGTCACAGGAATTCTCAGCCCTTTTCACAGTTAGCTTTTCTGCTTCTGGTACCTGGTTCTGGAGCCCCGTGAGACTTTGTGTTACTTGAGATTAATGACCCTTGACCGTCTTTAAATGCCAGACCACCCATTGCACTCTCTCAACCCTGCCCACCCAGACTCCACACAGACGCTGGGGTGGTTGGAGCTCGGTTGCTGAGTAGCAACCTGGGGAGGTTTTCGCTTTTTCCAGACATCTCAGGGCTACTGTTTGGCTCTGGCAGCTCAGAGATGTAATTTGCCACAGATGTGGAGCTACTCCTATTTgtggttttacacacacacacacacatacggcacagtgtacatgcacacacacagtacaCTGTACATCCACGCACACCCTGGCACATTGCACGCATGTGCGCACACACCCGGCACACTGCAGGCGCAAAATGCATGCCCCCCCTCCCGGTTTCAATGAGCCCAGCTATTGGTGACAAGATCCCAGGCATCCCTGAGCCCCAGAGTTATTTATAATCTCTACTGAGGTGTTGCTAGGGCAGTTGTTGGTCCCATGGTGGCAGGCGCTGCATGAACACGCAGCAGAGATCAGTCCTGCCCACCAGGGGCGAGGCAGAGACAGGATAGACGGGTCTGacatgctccctgctcccctctcaccctggcccacacccttcccccggcccctccctcccctctcccaggcacAATCTCCTCCCCTAGTCCCTGAGACCCCCATTCCCCCAGCTCTGTTTCCCTGAGGAATTGGGGCTCTTACCTGCCAGGACCGTCAGAGCCACGAGGATCAGTGCGATGGACACTGCAGGCCGCATGGTCACTGGGCTTGGCGTgtccctgtggggggaggaggatgtgACCTCGAGACTGGTCCCAAATGCACCAACCTACCCTGAGGAAGGGACCCAGCCAGTGCCTCTGGCTGGGGGTTACACAGCCCTCAACGAAACACCCAC
Above is a window of Chrysemys picta bellii isolate R12L10 chromosome 20, ASM1138683v2, whole genome shotgun sequence DNA encoding:
- the APOC1 gene encoding apolipoprotein C-I, encoding MRPAVSIALILVALTVLADSAQAQPTEPTLTKKLENFQNKLQAFADSIADKTKAAFQELHHSEFSEKTRNWFSEQFQKMKEKFNEQFSRD